A window of the Alnus glutinosa chromosome 4, dhAlnGlut1.1, whole genome shotgun sequence genome harbors these coding sequences:
- the LOC133866220 gene encoding uncharacterized protein LOC133866220, translating into MPVKSIRVASHIADLRETFETLRTHKMKLNLAKCAFGVSSEKFLGFMVSQRGIKENPEKVSAVFGMQSPQTTKQLQQLTWRIAALNCEYEEAFGKLKEYLTNPPLLSRPDEREILYLYLAVSPSAVSSALIRGDSSIQKPIYVTSKALHGAEERYPRIEKLAFALIVLARRLRPYFQAHAIRVLIEYPMKKILQKADLSGRLVNWSVELGQFDIEFHPHTSIKGQVLADFLLEFSNTPETEELPKKETWIAYVDDSSTNRKNGVGVTLASPDGEKFQYAIKLDFVTTNNEAEYEAVLAGLSIAREIGARNIEIRSDSQVVVSHIQGLSVAQGEKMIQYLNKVREYQSTFDKTALTKIPREDNVQVDALSKIGSGTRPVVKTSAYEVVVQTEPSIIPKLDMMEVKERSTDLEWDTDVLQYLRNGSFT; encoded by the exons atgccTGTCAAGAGCATCCGAGTCGCCAGCCATATAGCAGATTTGAGGGAAACTTTCGAGACGCTAAGGACTCATAAGATGAAGCTCAATCTGGCCAAATGCGCTTTCGGCGTCTCCTCCGAGAAGTTCTTGGGATTTATGGTCTCGCAGAGAGGAATCAAGGAAAATCCTGAGAAGGTGAGTGCTGTCTTTGGAATGCAATCTCCTCAGACCACCAAGCAACTACAGCAGCTGACCTGGAGAATAGCAGCCTTAAACTG CGAGTACGAGGAAGCCTTCGGGAAGCTAAAAGAATATCTGACCAATCCGCCACTCTTGAGCCGCCCAGATGAAAGGGAAATACTATATCTCTACCTAGCAGTATCTCCCTCGGCTGTCAGCTCGGCTTTGATCCGCGGGGACTCAAGTATCCAAAAACCGATATATGTTACTAGCAAAGCACTCCATGGAGCCGAGGAGAGGTACCCTCGGATTGAAAAATTAGCCTTTGCCTTAATTGTCTTGGCACGAAGACTaaggccatactttcaagcaCATGCCATACGGGTGTTGATcgagtatccaatgaagaagATATTGCAAAAAGCAGACCTCTCTGGCAGGTTGGTGAACTGGTCGGTAGAGCTGGGGCAATTCGACATAGAATTCCATCCACATACTTCCATCAAGGGCCAGGTCCTTGCTGACTTTCTTTTGGAATTTAGTAACACACCTGAGACCGAAGAGTTGCCCAAGAAGGAAACATGGATAGCATATGTAGACGATTCCTCTACTAACCGAAAAAACGGAGTTGGTGTCACTCTTGCAAGCCCGGATGGAGAAAAATTCCAATATGCAATCAAGTTGGACTTTGTTACCACCAACAATGAGGCGGAATATGAGGCCGTGTTGGCCGGGCTCTCTATAGCCCGAGAGATAGGAGCAAGAAACATAGAAATCAGGAGTGATTCTCAAGTGGTAGTAAGCCATATTCAAGGACTATCTGTGGCTCAAGGTGAAAAAATGATCCAGTATCTCAACAAGGTACGTGAATATCAGTCTACCTTTGACAAGACCGCTTTGACAAAAATTCCTCGGGAGGATAATGTCCAGGTCGATGCCCTCTCCAAAATAGGCTCTGGAACCAGGCCAGTCGTCAAAACATCTGCCTACGAAGTGGTGGTGCAGACCGAACCTTCAATCATCCCGAAGTTAGATATGATGGAAGTCAAAGAAAGATCAACCGATCTCGAGTGGGACACTGATGTTCTTCAGTACCTCCGAAACGGATCCTTTACTTGA